The following is a genomic window from Streptomyces chrestomyceticus JCM 4735.
CGTGCTGCTCGACCCCGGGATGCAGGAACGGATCTGGGACGATCACGGGCGCGGCGGACCGGTACGCCCCTTCCGGCCGGACGGGGCGTTCTTCCGCGAACTCGCAGTACTGCTGGAGCGGCCCTGGCTGGCCGACTGTGAACAGGCTGCGCGGCGTGGGCTGGTGCTGGAAGGCCCACTGCATGCCGGGCCGCTGCTGGACTGCATGGGCGCGTTCACCCGTGTCCGGCGCGGACAGCAGCACCCCAACGGGTACGGGCTGGATCCGTGGTGGCTGCGCGCGGAGCACCGCCCCGCCTCGGCCCGGGTTCAACTGCGCGCCCTGGCCGAACGAGTTGCGGCCGCACGCCGCGCCGGTGAGGACCGCGCTGCCCGGCCCGGTGGCGGTACGTTTGCGGCCCGTCGGCTGTTCCGCGACCGGTACGGACGCGCCACCACTGCGTACTACCGCGCCCGGTGACCGTACTGGTCCCGGCGCGGCTGGCGGAGCGGGCTCTCACTGCCCCTTCGGCGGAGCCGCAGCCGGCACAGCGACGGCACGGCCCGCGGCATGGACCACGCGTTCATACTCCTCGTCGCCCAGGAGGATCGGCAGGCCGAGCATGGTGGCCCAGCAACTTTGACCTCTTCGGGCGCGTCGTCGCCGTGCCGCCGGTACAGCGCCCTTCCCCCGGGTAACCGGGGTGAAGATCACGCGGCCGGATGCGCGCCCGGTCGGCGACATCATCGGCGGGGCAAGGCGAGGCGCTTCGCGCGGTGGAGGTTGGCTGATTTCGGCGGTTCGCGCGTGTGGGCGCGCTTGACTGGAGCGCATGATCGACGAGCATCACCCGCCGGCCGCCGGCAGCACTGCCTTGCCCGCATCGCCATGGCAGAGCGCGGGAGCGCAAGGTGGTGCACAGGCCGCACAGGTATCCGGTCCGGCAGACGGAGGATGCGACCAATCGCCGCTCATGGCGGTCCGAAAGCCGGCTGGCGCATCCGGGGACTCCGCCGGGCTGCCGGGCGAGCTGCCGGAAGATGCTGAGACGACCGCGGATTTACCGGTCGGGATCGGCGACCGGCTGGAAGCTCGGTTCGTCGACCAGGCGGGAACCGAGCAGCGGACGTTGTGGCCGGACGCCGCGCGCGGTGTCTGCTTGGAGGAGTGCGGTCCGGTGCGCCGGTTCCCGGTGCGGCACGGCAAGCGGATGGCGCCGGGGTGGTGGTGGTCGGCGACCAATGGCCGGCTGGTGCACTACGCGTCCGGCGTCATGCGGACCCAGGTGATGCTGCTGGACTGGGATCCTTCGATCGTGGCCATTGCGTGCCGCCCGGTGGAACTCACCTGGCGTGAGCGTGACGGAACCTGGGTGCGGCACGCACCGCACCTGATGGCCCGGCTCGCGGACGGCAGGGGTCTGCTGGCGGACTGCGCCGGGCACGGCGATATCTCGCCGCGCCTGGCCTGTCGGGCGGCGGTTACGGAGGCCGCGGCCGCGGCGGTCGGATGGCGCTACCAGGTCCTGCGGCCCCCGGATCCGGTTCTGGCAGCCAATCTGCGCTGGCTGGCCGGGTACCGGCACCCCCGCTATAGGGGCGGCGAACTTGCCGTACGCGCAGCTGAGGTCTTCCGGCGGCCACGCCCGCTGATCGAGGGGGTACGAGAACTCGGCGACCCGGTTCAGGTCTTCCCGGTGGTCTTCCACGCGCTGTGGCGCGGCGACTTGTCGGCCCGGCTGGAGAAGCCGCTGCACGAGCGGGTGAACGTGACGGCGGCCCCCCAGGGGCGGAGGCAGAGGTGAGCGGCACGGTGCTGGAGCCCGGAACACAGGTGCGTTTCGCGAAGCGGACCTGGACGGTGGTCATGCTGGAAGGGGCATGCGTACGGCTGGTCGACGCGGACAACTCCGTGGCTATGGTGCTTGCGAACTTCCTGTTCGCCGACCCCGACTTTGAAGTGGTGGGCGCCCCGCAGCGCGGCGTGCCGCCGTTCGGGCTCCTGGAGGAACTGCCGGAGCAGGTGCGCGAGCGTGCGTACGCCTGGGAGCGGCATGTGCGTGAGGTCGAGACCGGATACCCCGTCCCGGGACAGGACCAGGTGCCGCGGGCCGAGTTCGATCCGGCCATGCGCACCATGGCGGAGCGGGAGGAGGCCAAGGCCGCCGAGCTGACGGCGGCCGGGCAGCCGGCCAGTGCGGTGACGGTGCGGCGGATGCGGGCCCGCTACCGGGAGCAGGGCCTGTGGGGGCTGGTGGACGGCCGGGCTGCCCGGCGGCGCTCGCCGGTGGGGCGCGCGGACGAGCGGGTGGTCGCCGCGATCGAGCAGGCACTTGATGCGCAGCGGGAGCGGTCGACCGGGACGCTGAGCCGGCTGCGGCGTGCGGTCGGCTGGATTCTGGAGGATACGCATGGCGCGGGGGCGGTGAAGGTGCCGCCTGCCTCGACGTTCAACCGGCTGGTCCACGCCCTCGCAGACCGTCAGGGGCTGCTGGGAACCGCGGCGCAGCGGCGCCGTCATTCCTCACGGCCGGCTCCGCCGTTCACCCCGACGGTGGCGTTGCGGCCCGGTGAGCTGGTGATGCTGGACAGCACCCCT
Proteins encoded in this region:
- a CDS encoding TnsA-like heteromeric transposase endonuclease subunit, producing the protein MIDEHHPPAAGSTALPASPWQSAGAQGGAQAAQVSGPADGGCDQSPLMAVRKPAGASGDSAGLPGELPEDAETTADLPVGIGDRLEARFVDQAGTEQRTLWPDAARGVCLEECGPVRRFPVRHGKRMAPGWWWSATNGRLVHYASGVMRTQVMLLDWDPSIVAIACRPVELTWRERDGTWVRHAPHLMARLADGRGLLADCAGHGDISPRLACRAAVTEAAAAAVGWRYQVLRPPDPVLAANLRWLAGYRHPRYRGGELAVRAAEVFRRPRPLIEGVRELGDPVQVFPVVFHALWRGDLSARLEKPLHERVNVTAAPQGRRQR